One window of the Burkholderiales bacterium genome contains the following:
- a CDS encoding GTP-binding protein, whose protein sequence is MAKGKFERTKPHVNVGTIGHVDHGKTTLTAAMTHVLSKKYGGEAKSY, encoded by the coding sequence ATGGCAAAGGGCAAATTTGAGCGTACCAAGCCGCACGTGAACGTAGGCACGATTGGGCACGTGGATCATGGCAAGACCACGCTGACGGCGGCGATGACGCACGTGCTGTCGAAGAAGTACGGTGGGGAGGCCAAGAGCTAC